Proteins from one Desulfonema limicola genomic window:
- a CDS encoding GTP-binding protein, whose amino-acid sequence MANINLKTREIEVKIVYYGPGRCGKTTNLETIFKMFRKQVTGQMVSANTEGDRTLFFDFLPMGLGKIKGYDVRVQLYTVPGQVKYASTRKMVLKEVDGLVFVADSLEVRREKNMLSLKDLHQNLKEYGLSILKIPLVLQYNKRDLADQGLPLMSINQMERDLNRQLKVPSFPGSAIKGDGVGPTLKACLKLTLQSMKKQMGW is encoded by the coding sequence ACGGTCCTGGCAGATGCGGAAAAACAACCAACCTGGAAACTATTTTCAAGATGTTTAGAAAACAGGTTACAGGGCAGATGGTTTCTGCCAACACTGAAGGAGACCGTACCCTGTTTTTTGACTTTCTGCCAATGGGTCTTGGAAAAATTAAAGGTTATGATGTAAGGGTACAATTATATACTGTTCCTGGACAGGTAAAATATGCTTCCACAAGAAAAATGGTTTTAAAAGAGGTTGACGGTCTTGTCTTTGTTGCTGATTCCCTTGAAGTCCGCAGGGAAAAAAACATGCTTTCCCTTAAGGACCTTCATCAAAATTTAAAAGAATATGGACTCAGCATATTAAAAATCCCCCTGGTTTTGCAGTATAATAAAAGAGATTTGGCAGATCAGGGGCTTCCGCTGATGTCTATCAATCAAATGGAAAGAGACCTTAACAGGCAGTTGAAAGTCCCTTCCTTTCCAGGCAGTGCCATTAAAGGCGATGGTGTGGGACCAACATTAAAGGCATGTTTAAAGTTAACCCTGCAGTCTATGAAAAAGCAAATGGGATGGTAA